One segment of Leuconostoc lactis DNA contains the following:
- a CDS encoding IMP dehydrogenase → MSENTEIMGLGYDQVLLVPGASNVLPHTVSLATQLADNFTLNIPLIAEANGTVTDSRVAATALNGGLGVIAEQEDIAAQAAAVAAAKATVVDLDKYPKAFLDAQGRVRVAAEVWLTTGAQERVAELVAADADAIFFYLQAGLDKETNDIVKVVRKAFPTTFIAVGVVEDQGIAGALYQDGVDAVIAGRSVDSQLPNNALYPFLTTTMAIAEVAADYDKAVIATGGVHYSGDVVKAISAGADAILVADLLKGEVLEADGTFAGGDMSIDDAIFQADGGLRAGMGYTGSSTIVDLKLTAQFVQITDNGLRESHPHDVEITKIAPNYAQ, encoded by the coding sequence ATGTCTGAAAATACTGAAATTATGGGCCTAGGCTATGATCAAGTCTTGCTAGTGCCTGGTGCATCAAATGTTTTGCCACATACCGTGTCATTGGCGACACAACTTGCAGATAACTTTACACTCAATATCCCACTGATTGCAGAAGCTAATGGCACAGTCACGGATAGCCGTGTTGCTGCAACTGCGTTAAATGGTGGTCTTGGCGTCATTGCCGAACAAGAAGATATTGCCGCACAAGCGGCTGCGGTTGCGGCTGCTAAAGCAACGGTGGTTGACTTGGATAAGTATCCAAAAGCCTTTTTGGATGCACAAGGTCGCGTACGTGTTGCGGCTGAAGTTTGGTTGACAACTGGGGCGCAAGAACGCGTAGCCGAACTAGTTGCAGCTGATGCTGATGCGATTTTCTTCTACTTGCAAGCAGGCTTGGACAAAGAAACAAATGATATTGTTAAAGTAGTACGCAAAGCCTTTCCAACGACATTTATTGCCGTTGGGGTGGTTGAAGATCAAGGTATTGCTGGTGCGCTTTATCAAGACGGTGTCGATGCCGTGATTGCTGGTCGTTCAGTCGATTCACAACTACCAAACAACGCCTTGTACCCATTCTTGACGACGACAATGGCCATTGCTGAAGTAGCAGCTGACTATGATAAGGCAGTGATTGCCACTGGTGGCGTACACTATTCAGGGGATGTTGTGAAAGCTATTTCTGCTGGTGCTGACGCCATTTTGGTAGCTGATTTACTGAAAGGTGAAGTACTAGAAGCAGACGGTACATTTGCCGGTGGCGACATGTCAATTGATGATGCGATTTTCCAAGCAGACGGTGGTTTGCGTGCGGGGATGGGCTATACTGGTTCATCAACGATTGTCGACCTTAAGTTAACGGCACAATTTGTTCAAATTACGGATAATGGTCTGCGCGAATCACATCCACACGATGTTGAAATTACTAAAATCGCGCCAAATTACGCGCAATAA
- the htpX gene encoding zinc metalloprotease HtpX translates to MLYEQIQSNKRRTVGLLLGFLILVGLVGAAVGYLLLGSLTTGIVGGLVIGAIYSLLMVSNSTNLVMTMNHAIEVTRADQAPELWHTVEDMAMVAQVPMPRVFIIQDDSPNAFATGNSPKTAAVAVTTGLLALMNRQELEGVIAHEMSHIRNYDIRIATIALALTAAITMLTNLGSNWWFFAGASGRDRDNRDNNSGGGQILIFVLSLAVMMFAPLVAAIIQMAISRNREYLADAGSVALTRNPQELIAALRKLDSAPPMQDVDPSSAALYINNPLEKKAHLFDTHPPIAERIARLEKM, encoded by the coding sequence ATGTTATATGAGCAGATACAATCCAATAAACGACGGACAGTTGGCCTTTTACTTGGTTTTTTAATCTTAGTTGGCCTTGTTGGGGCTGCGGTTGGTTACTTGTTATTAGGTTCTTTGACAACGGGAATCGTTGGCGGTTTGGTCATTGGCGCCATTTATAGTTTATTGATGGTGAGTAATTCAACTAATTTGGTGATGACCATGAATCATGCCATTGAGGTAACACGCGCTGACCAAGCACCAGAACTTTGGCATACGGTTGAAGACATGGCCATGGTGGCACAAGTACCAATGCCACGCGTGTTTATTATTCAAGATGATAGTCCGAATGCGTTTGCCACTGGTAATAGCCCCAAAACTGCTGCTGTGGCCGTGACAACGGGGCTGCTGGCGTTAATGAATCGTCAGGAACTTGAAGGCGTGATTGCACATGAAATGAGTCATATTCGTAACTATGATATTCGCATTGCAACGATTGCGTTAGCGTTAACAGCGGCGATTACCATGCTGACCAACTTGGGCAGTAATTGGTGGTTTTTCGCTGGCGCGAGCGGCCGTGATCGGGATAATCGCGACAATAATAGTGGTGGCGGGCAGATTCTTATTTTTGTTTTGTCACTAGCGGTCATGATGTTTGCACCGTTAGTTGCGGCAATCATTCAAATGGCCATTTCGCGTAACCGTGAATACTTGGCAGATGCGGGCAGTGTGGCGTTAACGCGTAATCCGCAAGAATTGATTGCGGCGTTACGTAAGTTAGACAGTGCCCCACCAATGCAAGATGTCGATCCATCATCGGCGGCGCTCTATATTAATAACCCATTAGAAAAGAAAGCACATCTTTTTGATACACATCCACCGATTGCAGAACGGATTGCCCGTTTAGAGAAAATGTAA
- the guaB gene encoding IMP dehydrogenase — MQKFFLDDEKPKFSARNKFAKMGLTFDDMKLVYDANAQIQPEDVSVSTVLTPTLKLQLPLISAAMDTVTEARFATELAKLGGLGVVHKNMTIAEQADEIRAVKTATFDQAAFPNAAVDAQGRLLVAGAVGVTSDTVKRVEAMVAAGVDAIVLDSAHGHSEGVLRKVSEVREAFPELNIIAGNIATTAGAAALYEAGADVVKVGIGPGSICTTRVVAGIGVPQLSAVRDAAEEGARRGKSIIADGGAKTAKDIIKALASGGNAVMLGSMFSGTAETPGEVFEDNGKQYKTYRGMGSIAAMEAGSKDRYFQGEVNEAKKMVPEGIEARVAYKGALADVLGTMMAEIREEMAKVGEQSIDDLTKGHRITRDIQVIDYEAERENVKKTITIPTF, encoded by the coding sequence ATGCAAAAATTTTTCTTAGACGACGAAAAGCCTAAGTTCAGCGCACGCAATAAGTTTGCCAAGATGGGCTTAACTTTTGATGATATGAAGTTGGTTTATGATGCAAATGCGCAAATCCAACCAGAAGATGTATCAGTCAGCACGGTGTTGACACCAACGTTAAAGTTACAATTGCCTTTGATTTCAGCTGCAATGGACACAGTCACAGAAGCCCGTTTTGCGACAGAATTGGCGAAGTTAGGCGGCTTAGGTGTTGTGCATAAGAATATGACTATTGCAGAACAAGCAGATGAAATTCGTGCCGTTAAAACGGCTACTTTTGATCAGGCGGCGTTCCCTAATGCTGCGGTTGATGCCCAAGGTCGTTTGCTAGTGGCAGGTGCTGTCGGTGTGACGTCAGATACAGTCAAGCGTGTTGAAGCGATGGTTGCTGCCGGTGTTGATGCGATTGTTTTGGACTCAGCACATGGTCATTCTGAAGGTGTGTTGCGTAAGGTTTCTGAAGTGCGTGAGGCCTTTCCAGAATTAAACATTATTGCGGGTAATATTGCCACAACTGCTGGTGCAGCTGCTTTGTATGAAGCTGGTGCTGACGTGGTTAAAGTTGGTATTGGCCCCGGTTCAATCTGCACAACCCGTGTCGTTGCTGGTATCGGTGTCCCACAACTTTCAGCAGTTCGTGATGCTGCTGAAGAAGGTGCTCGTCGTGGCAAGTCAATCATCGCTGATGGTGGGGCCAAGACGGCGAAAGATATTATTAAAGCTTTGGCTTCTGGTGGTAATGCTGTGATGCTTGGCTCAATGTTTTCTGGGACAGCAGAAACACCAGGAGAAGTCTTTGAAGATAACGGTAAGCAATATAAGACATACCGTGGGATGGGGTCAATTGCAGCCATGGAAGCCGGTTCAAAGGATCGTTATTTCCAAGGTGAAGTCAATGAAGCCAAGAAAATGGTACCCGAAGGTATTGAAGCGCGCGTGGCCTATAAGGGTGCTTTGGCTGATGTGTTAGGGACAATGATGGCAGAAATTCGTGAAGAAATGGCCAAAGTTGGTGAACAATCAATCGATGACTTGACAAAGGGCCACCGAATTACGCGTGATATCCAAGTAATTGATTATGAAGCAGAACGTGAAAACGTGAAAAAGACGATCACGATCCCAACCTTTTAA
- the recU gene encoding Holliday junction resolvase RecU, whose amino-acid sequence MAIHYPAGIRRTATAANQVRVGKTTKKALTFGKRGMGLEEEINLANAYYLANKLAVIHKKPTPITIVKVDYPARAAAKITEAYFKQASTTDYNGVYQGRYLDFDAKETKNKTSFPLKNFHEHQIVHLAQVLAQNGIGFVLIKFTTLDETYVYPARYLIEQWQRLQGKQSIPYQAIVRDGFRVPHSLNPSLDYLKAVDQYFQQLD is encoded by the coding sequence ATGGCGATTCATTATCCTGCTGGTATTCGACGTACCGCAACAGCAGCCAATCAAGTTCGGGTTGGGAAGACAACTAAAAAGGCCTTAACGTTTGGTAAACGTGGCATGGGGTTAGAAGAAGAGATTAACCTCGCAAATGCCTATTACTTAGCGAACAAGCTGGCTGTCATACATAAAAAGCCAACCCCAATTACGATTGTGAAAGTGGACTATCCCGCTCGTGCTGCCGCCAAGATTACCGAGGCTTATTTTAAGCAAGCATCGACAACTGATTATAACGGTGTATATCAGGGTCGGTATCTTGATTTTGATGCGAAAGAGACAAAAAATAAGACGTCTTTTCCGTTGAAAAATTTTCATGAACATCAAATTGTGCATTTGGCACAAGTGTTGGCACAAAATGGGATCGGCTTTGTTTTAATTAAGTTTACAACGTTAGATGAAACTTACGTCTATCCGGCCAGATACTTAATTGAACAGTGGCAACGCCTGCAAGGTAAACAATCAATTCCGTATCAAGCAATCGTGCGTGATGGTTTTAGAGTCCCACACAGCCTGAACCCCAGTTTGGATTATTTAAAAGCAGTTGACCAATATTTTCAACAGCTAGACTAA
- a CDS encoding C40 family peptidase, with amino-acid sequence MERIDKQIVASGLGLLSVAGLGTGLAHADTVQRAVNQAVVSLSGQGKVIQTSVTATAPLKIATGKVVASTPTTPQAVVTTKPEIYRVQYGDSLWDIAKAHDVSVAELVANNPGSDLISVGQQLVIPTTQATASPSVVDTQPVAPTITADQTTVSTSASVTIEITTPSDVTVQPAPEQPASTPLVQPNQPTVTEPVTRPVTDSATLTTGTTASDAVNLVVSSGNQLRQPTSSTVTQPTENDHQSDVNVDNTSDNVVTDAKPAQPVTLPTTTPTVSNATPVTTPSVVALAQSLTQQNISYAWGGDDLAGLDCSGLVRYVFQQAIGKTLPHSSVAQEGYVQKKAVADAKPGDLLFWGTPGASYHVAIYIGKQAYVTAPGPGETVRVETISSAFMPSFAGQF; translated from the coding sequence ATGGAAAGAATTGATAAACAAATCGTTGCATCCGGGTTGGGCTTACTGAGCGTTGCCGGTCTTGGTACTGGCTTGGCACACGCTGATACAGTCCAACGGGCAGTGAATCAGGCTGTTGTGTCACTATCTGGACAAGGCAAAGTTATACAGACGAGTGTGACCGCGACGGCACCATTAAAAATTGCCACGGGTAAAGTCGTGGCGTCGACACCGACAACACCACAAGCGGTTGTTACGACAAAACCAGAAATTTATCGCGTACAATATGGCGATTCACTCTGGGACATCGCCAAAGCGCATGATGTCAGTGTGGCAGAACTGGTGGCAAATAATCCGGGCTCTGACCTGATTTCTGTGGGCCAACAGTTGGTGATCCCAACCACACAGGCAACCGCATCCCCATCAGTTGTCGATACACAACCTGTCGCACCAACCATTACTGCTGACCAAACAACAGTCAGCACGTCTGCAAGCGTGACAATAGAGATAACAACCCCAAGTGATGTGACAGTACAACCAGCACCCGAACAACCGGCATCAACACCACTTGTGCAACCTAATCAACCAACCGTGACCGAACCAGTGACGCGTCCGGTAACTGATTCAGCAACGTTGACAACTGGTACAACTGCCAGTGATGCAGTGAATTTGGTGGTGTCATCAGGTAATCAGTTACGTCAACCAACGTCATCAACAGTCACCCAACCCACAGAAAATGATCACCAATCTGATGTGAACGTCGACAATACATCAGATAATGTTGTAACTGATGCCAAGCCGGCACAGCCCGTGACGTTACCAACAACCACGCCAACGGTATCAAATGCAACGCCAGTGACAACGCCAAGTGTTGTGGCGTTAGCACAATCGTTGACGCAACAAAACATTTCGTATGCTTGGGGTGGCGACGACTTGGCTGGTTTGGATTGTTCAGGCCTTGTGCGCTATGTTTTCCAGCAAGCGATTGGTAAAACGCTACCACATTCTTCGGTGGCACAAGAAGGTTACGTTCAAAAGAAAGCAGTGGCTGATGCCAAACCAGGTGATTTGCTCTTTTGGGGAACGCCGGGTGCTAGCTACCATGTGGCCATTTATATCGGTAAGCAAGCCTATGTGACTGCACCAGGTCCAGGCGAAACCGTGCGTGTTGAAACCATTTCATCTGCATTTATGCCAAGTTTTGCCGGGCAATTTTAG
- a CDS encoding LemA family protein, giving the protein MTLLIGVAIIAVVAIVWISVYNGLVKSRMQTKEAWSQIDVQLKRRNDLIPNLVNTVKGYADFEKSTLQAVTDARTNVTSAQGPAATMAASDQLSNALTHLFAVAEAYPDLKASANFTKLQEELTNTENKIAYSRQLFNTTTASYNTKLQAFPSNIIAGIHHFEPSEFIAVPESEKEVPTVKF; this is encoded by the coding sequence ATGACATTACTGATTGGCGTTGCCATCATTGCAGTTGTTGCCATTGTGTGGATTAGCGTGTACAACGGCTTGGTTAAGTCGCGCATGCAGACCAAAGAGGCTTGGAGCCAAATTGATGTGCAATTGAAACGGCGAAATGACTTAATTCCTAATTTAGTCAATACGGTAAAAGGATACGCTGATTTTGAAAAGTCAACGTTGCAAGCCGTCACAGATGCGCGGACAAATGTGACGAGTGCGCAAGGCCCAGCAGCCACAATGGCAGCGTCTGATCAATTGTCAAATGCCTTGACACACTTGTTTGCCGTTGCTGAAGCTTATCCTGACCTCAAGGCGAGTGCAAACTTTACGAAATTGCAAGAAGAATTAACAAATACTGAAAACAAAATTGCCTACTCACGGCAATTATTTAACACGACAACAGCAAGCTATAACACGAAACTGCAAGCTTTTCCTAGCAATATTATTGCCGGTATCCATCATTTTGAACCCAGCGAATTTATTGCGGTTCCTGAGTCTGAGAAAGAAGTGCCAACGGTTAAGTTTTAA
- the guaA gene encoding glutamine-hydrolyzing GMP synthase, producing the protein MANVNADKVLVLDYGSQYNQLITRRIREMGVFSELKSRNMTADEVKAYNPKAIILSGGPKSVYEEDAFTIDNDIFELGIPVLGVCYGMQLMAQNLGGKVEANPGNGEFGQTVLHQTDTAGLLFANTPADQTVLMSHSDNVVALPEGFVVAGGSDKTPIAAIANDERRLYGVQFHAETTLSEHGKQILHNFVFDIAGAEANWDMSGFIDEQIARIREVVGDKKVLLGLSGGVDSSVVGVLLHKAIGDQLTSIFVDHGLLRKNEAAQVMEMMGKQFGLNIIKVDAQERFLSKLAGVTDPEQKRKIIGNEFIEVFNDEAAKLKDIDFLAQGTLYTDVIESGTDTAQTIKSHHNVGGLPEDMQFQLIEPLNTLFKDEVRELGEALDMPHEMVWRQPFPGPGLGIRILGDITEDKLEIVRESDWILRDEIAKAGLEGDVWQYFTVLTGVRSVGVMGDYRTYDYTIAIRAITSVDGMTADFAQLPWELLQKISARIVNEVGHINRVVYDITAKPPATVEWE; encoded by the coding sequence ATGGCTAATGTAAACGCCGATAAAGTTCTTGTACTAGACTACGGTAGCCAATATAACCAACTGATTACCCGCCGCATTCGTGAAATGGGTGTTTTTTCTGAATTAAAGTCACGTAACATGACTGCCGATGAAGTGAAGGCCTATAATCCAAAAGCAATTATCTTGTCTGGTGGCCCTAAGTCGGTCTACGAAGAAGATGCTTTTACGATTGATAATGACATCTTTGAATTGGGTATTCCAGTATTGGGTGTCTGCTACGGGATGCAACTCATGGCTCAGAACTTGGGTGGTAAAGTTGAAGCAAACCCTGGTAACGGGGAATTTGGTCAAACAGTCTTACACCAAACAGATACAGCTGGCTTGTTGTTTGCCAACACACCAGCAGATCAAACGGTCTTGATGAGCCATTCAGATAACGTTGTGGCTTTGCCAGAAGGCTTTGTTGTCGCTGGTGGTTCTGATAAGACACCGATTGCAGCGATTGCCAACGATGAACGTCGTCTGTATGGTGTACAATTCCACGCCGAAACAACCTTATCTGAACATGGTAAGCAAATTTTGCACAATTTTGTGTTTGACATTGCTGGTGCGGAAGCAAACTGGGATATGAGTGGCTTCATCGACGAACAAATTGCACGTATTCGTGAAGTGGTCGGCGACAAGAAAGTTTTGCTCGGTCTATCTGGTGGGGTGGATTCATCAGTTGTCGGCGTTTTGTTGCATAAAGCAATTGGCGACCAATTGACATCAATCTTTGTGGATCACGGTTTGTTGCGTAAGAATGAAGCAGCACAAGTGATGGAAATGATGGGCAAGCAATTTGGTTTGAACATCATTAAAGTTGATGCCCAAGAACGTTTCTTATCAAAGTTGGCTGGCGTCACTGATCCAGAACAAAAGCGTAAGATCATTGGAAATGAATTCATTGAAGTCTTTAATGATGAAGCAGCTAAGCTCAAAGACATCGACTTCTTGGCGCAAGGTACTTTGTATACTGATGTGATTGAATCAGGTACTGACACAGCTCAAACAATCAAGTCACACCACAACGTGGGTGGTTTGCCAGAAGATATGCAATTCCAGTTGATTGAACCATTGAACACGCTGTTCAAGGATGAAGTTCGTGAGTTGGGTGAAGCTTTGGATATGCCACATGAAATGGTATGGCGTCAGCCATTCCCAGGTCCTGGTTTGGGTATTCGTATCTTAGGTGATATCACGGAAGATAAGCTTGAAATCGTCCGTGAATCAGATTGGATCCTACGCGATGAAATCGCTAAGGCTGGGCTTGAAGGTGACGTTTGGCAATACTTTACTGTGTTGACTGGCGTGCGTTCAGTTGGTGTGATGGGCGACTATCGCACATACGATTATACAATCGCGATTCGTGCCATTACGTCAGTTGATGGCATGACAGCCGACTTTGCACAATTGCCATGGGAATTGTTGCAAAAGATTTCTGCCCGCATTGTCAATGAAGTGGGGCACATTAACCGCGTTGTCTATGACATCACGGCTAAGCCACCAGCTACCGTTGAATGGGAATAA